The Oleiphilus messinensis DNA segment GACTGACAGTGCAAAAATAAAGTCAGAGTATCAGGCGATCATTGATGGTAAGGGGAAGGCGGGTCGTCAACCCGAGTTATGGGATGGTCAGGCTGCCAAGCGTATTGCCGCCGATATCCGGGAATGGTTGGTATCGAATGCGGCCAGTTGATGTTGAAGTTTTATTCGGGATGATAGTGATAGTGATGAGGTCTGAGTCGAGATGTTGAGTAGCGCTCAAAATGCAATGTCTGTGGATGTTGAAGATTACTTTCAGGTGTCCGCTTTTGAGAATATCATTAGCCGGGACAGTTGGGATACGCTCCCGCTGCGTGTAGATTACTCCACAAACCGGCTTCTGGATCTGTTCGCTCGAAAACAGGTCAAAGCGACGTTTTTTACTTTGGGATGGGTTGCTGAGAGACGGCCTGATCTGGTGCGAAAAATTGTTGCCGAAGGGCATGAGATTGCCAGTCATGGTTATGGCCACGAGCGCGTTACGGAAATGTCCCGGGATGCGTTCCGTCAGGATGTGGATCGAGCAAAAAAGATTCTCGAAGATATTTCGGGTGAAGAGGTAATTGGATACCGTGCACCAAGCTTCTCTATCAATGATACCAATCGCTGGGTATTCGATGAGCTGGTTGCGCTGGGCTACCGCTATAGTTCCAGTACTTACCCGGTCAAGCATGACCTGTACGGAGTGCCTCACTGGCCTCGTTTCAAGTACAAACTCGACAATGGTTTGATTGAGATTCCGATGACAACCCTCAAAATCGGAGAGAAAACAATCCCGATCTCAGGGGGTGGTTTTTTCCGGCTATACCCATATTGGTTGACTCGATTCATGTT contains these protein-coding regions:
- a CDS encoding XrtA system polysaccharide deacetylase is translated as MLSSAQNAMSVDVEDYFQVSAFENIISRDSWDTLPLRVDYSTNRLLDLFARKQVKATFFTLGWVAERRPDLVRKIVAEGHEIASHGYGHERVTEMSRDAFRQDVDRAKKILEDISGEEVIGYRAPSFSINDTNRWVFDELVALGYRYSSSTYPVKHDLYGVPHWPRFKYKLDNGLIEIPMTTLKIGEKTIPISGGGFFRLYPYWLTRFMLSLFHRRESAPGIFYMHPWELDAEQPRQANLPAKTRFRHYLNINKHERRLEKLVSDFKWGRMDEVFSIREAVNA